AAGTTCATAGTAGTCCATGTTAATTGGCCGCTTCATGTCCAGCGCCTCATCGAAACCAAATACCCGCACTTCGTTGCCGAACAGGCCCAACGCCGCGCTTGTTCCTCCGCCAAGCAGCACATCAACGGCTTTTGCTCCGAGGGTAGTGGCAAGGATCCGGTCGCGCATCGATGGAGCCCCGCCCCTTTGTATGTGCCCGAGCACTATGATCCTAGTGTCGAACCCTGTGATCTCCACTATCTGCTGGCCTATCCGATTTGCGCATCCCTCGCTGACGCCTCTTCCGGGCGCGGGGTTCCCATCTGCGCCCTCAGCGACTACGACTATGCTGTGGCTCTTGCCCTCTCTGGCGCCTTCCATAATCCTGCTGCACACTTGCTGGATATCGAACTCCACTTCAGGCACGAGGATGCTCTCTGCGCCTCCTGCGAGCCCAGTCGCCAGTGCAATGTGGCCCGAGTTCCTCCCCATCACCTCGACTACATAGGTACGCTCATGCGACGTAGCCGTGTCCCGTATCTTGTTGATGGCGTCGAGCACCGTGTTGCATGCTGTATCGAATCCGATGGCGTACTCAGTCGATCCGATGTCATTATCGATGGTGGCTGGCACTCCAATGGTGGCCACCCCCATCTTGGACAGGAGATCCAAGCCCTTGTAGGTGCCATCTCCGCCTATCCCGACCACGCCATCTATCTCGCAGGTTCTGATCTGAAGGAGCGCCTTTGCGCGCCCTTCCTCGGTCTTGAACTCCTCAGACCTGGCAGACTTCAGAATAGTGCCACCTCTCTGGAGGATATCTCCCACTGAACGCGACTTCATCTCCATGAAGTCCCCCACGACCAGCCCGTGGAACCCCCGCCTGACCCCCACTACCTCCAGGCCGTGGTACAACGCCTTTCTCACCACCGCCCGTACACAGGCGTTCATGCCGGGGGCGTCTCCTCCGCTTGTAAGCACTGCTATTCGTCTCATGCCGATTCCTCCAGTGGCACCGTTCGCGCCTACGGTGTGACAAACCTAGATCACCGATGAGTCGAGGATATCGTGCGCCTCCTCGGCCTCAGTCTCAGGAACGAGAACCTCCACATTGGCGGAATCGCCGAGCTGAGGCACTCCTATGGGTCTGAGCGTTACCAGTAGGCCTTCCACTTCAAGCATGTTCTTCACCAGCTCGGCCTCTGACCTGTTAGGTGCGATGTAGACTACTGTCCACACGTCAGTTGCCCTCCTCGAAATCTCATACCCGCTTAGGTAGTATGTCCGTTCTTCTATGCCAATGCCGAATCTCCTTCAGTGCCTGACCCATTGTCCCTACTCAAGAGGGCCTATGGAGTCGGCCAGCAGCTTGACGCCGTCATCCTTCACATCTACCTTGCCTCGCACTACCACCTTCGCATCCGGAG
This genomic interval from Clostridia bacterium contains the following:
- the pfkA gene encoding 6-phosphofructokinase, yielding MRRIAVLTSGGDAPGMNACVRAVVRKALYHGLEVVGVRRGFHGLVVGDFMEMKSRSVGDILQRGGTILKSARSEEFKTEEGRAKALLQIRTCEIDGVVGIGGDGTYKGLDLLSKMGVATIGVPATIDNDIGSTEYAIGFDTACNTVLDAINKIRDTATSHERTYVVEVMGRNSGHIALATGLAGGAESILVPEVEFDIQQVCSRIMEGAREGKSHSIVVVAEGADGNPAPGRGVSEGCANRIGQQIVEITGFDTRIIVLGHIQRGGAPSMRDRILATTLGAKAVDVLLGGGTSAALGLFGNEVRVFGFDEALDMKRPINMDYYELANMLSNL
- a CDS encoding glutamate decarboxylase, translating into MWTVVYIAPNRSEAELVKNMLEVEGLLVTLRPIGVPQLGDSANVEVLVPETEAEEAHDILDSSVI